The proteins below are encoded in one region of Apium graveolens cultivar Ventura chromosome 4, ASM990537v1, whole genome shotgun sequence:
- the LOC141716822 gene encoding zinc finger protein ZAT9-like yields MMMEKDQELKFLCRFCNKGFVSGNCLGGHMRGHLALISAEKCGENCDAGLGSEEDDLSTEIKVSVFSEIDVEPSYGLRENPKKSWRFSDLDMVHECKKCGREFPSLKSLAVHMRSHFIRRREVETAICKECGKIFGSLKALFGHMRCHPKQSRVSTELSCCEFVSPIRKKRSRTWYSKMAPILSESCCDVSESSAIFGNEIDEVTEAATSLMIMSRGYEGEMVVEDNDLGLEKLNSGKKSKLVDQDFELEGKSCDGYIQSAPDDTEVLKDCGRNGKFRCVTCEKVFHSIQALNGHQRIHRKYGNCTELKLDRCRELTQTSFLSVPVVDSELESKKNLLEKETGVGVRSCDDVKKSNCYECSTCFKVFKSGQALGGHKRAHYSAPNETRVKETMLMNLELQHHIDIPAILKGVPASDVDLKPWWSGNNHELEPQGIIN; encoded by the coding sequence atgatgATGGAAAAAGATCAAGAACTTAAGTTCTTGTGCAGGTTTTGTAATAAGGGTTTTGTTAGTGGTAATTGTTTAGGGGGTCACATGAGGGGTCATTTAGCTTTAATTTCTGCAGAGAAATGTGGAGAGAATTGTGATGCTGGTTTGGGTTCTGAAGAAGATGATTTGAGTACTGAAATTAAAGTTTCAGTTTTTTCGGAAATCGATGTTGAGCCTAGTTATGGATTGAGAGAGAATCCCAAGAAATCTTGGAGGTTTTCGGATTTGGATATGGTACATGAATGTAAGAAATGTGGCAGGGAGTTTCCGTCATTGAAATCTTTAGCGGTTCATATGAGAAGTCATTTCATTAGAAGAAGGGAAGTAGAAACTGCAATTTGTAAAGAATGTGGGAAGATTTTTGGTTCATTGAAAGCTTTGTTTGGACACATGAGATGTCATCCTAAGCAATCAAGGGTTTCTACTGAACTGTCTTGCTGTGAATTTGTTTCTCCAATTCGGAAGAAACGATCAAGAACTTGGTATAGTAAGATGGCTCCAATTCTTTCAGAGTCTTGTTGTGATGTGAGTGAATCATCAGCTATTTTTGGTAATGAGATTGATGAAGTTACTGAAGCAGCTACCAGTTTGATGATTATGTCTAGGGGGTATGAAGGTGAAATGGTTGTTGAAGACAATGATTTGGGGTTGGAGAAGTTGAATTCAGGCAAGAAGAGTAAGTTGGTTGATCAAGATTTTGAGTTGGAGGGGAAATCGTGTGATGGGTACATTCAATCTGCTCCTGATGATACTGAGGTTTTGAAGGATTGTGGGAGAAATGGCAAATTTAGATGCGTGACATGTGAGAAGGTCTTTCACTCTATCCAGGCACTTAATGGCCACCAGCGCATTCATAGAAAATATGGTAACTGCACTGAGCTGAAGTTGGACAGATGTAGAGAGCTTACTCAGACAAGCTTTCTGTCAGTTCCAGTGGTTGATTCGGAGCTGGAAAGCAAGAAGAATCTGCTGGAGAAGGAAACTGGAGTTGGGGTAAGAAGTTGTGATGATGTGAAAAAGAGCAACTGCTATGAGTGCTCTACCTGCTTTAAGGTTTTCAAATCAGGTCAAGCTTTAGGTGGTCACAAGAGGGCTCATTACTCTGCCCCAAACGAAACCAGAGTCAAAGAGACCATGTTGATGAACTTAGAGCTTCAACATCACATTGATATCCCTGCAATCCTCAAGGGAGTGCCTGCAAGTGATGTTGATTTGAAGCCATGGTGGAGTGGAAACAACCACGAGTTGGAGCCACAGGGAATCATCAACTGA
- the LOC141718467 gene encoding UDP-glucose 6-dehydrogenase 5 — protein MVKICCIGAGYVGGPTMAVIALKCPNIEVAVVDISEPRITAWNSDQLPIYEPGLDDVVKQCRGKNLFFSNDVEKHVCEADIVFVSVNTPTKTRGLGAGKAADLTYWESAARMIADVSKSDKIVVEKSTVPVKTAEAIEKILTHNSKGINYQILSNPEFLAEGTAIDDLFQPDRVLIGGRETPGGQKAIQALKNVYAQWVPEDRILTTNLWSAELSKLAANAFLAQRISSVNAMSALCEATGANVSEVSYAVGKDTRIGPKFLNASVGFGGSCFQKDILNLVYICECNGLPEVAEYWKQVIKINDYQKSRFVNRVVASMFNTVSGKKVSILGFAFKKDTGDTRETPAIDVCKGLLADKAQISIYDPQVTEEQMQRDLSMNKFDWDHPRHLQPMSPTAGKQVSVVWDAYAATKDAHAVCILTEWDEFKTLDYQKIYDNMQKPAFLFDGRNVVDVEKCREIGFIVYSIGKPLDAWLKDMPAVA, from the coding sequence ATGGTGAAGATATGTTGCATCGGTGCTGGGTATGTTGGAGGCCCTACCATGGCGGTAATAGCACTTAAGTGCCCTAACATCGAGGTGGCTGTTGTTGATATTTCTGAGCCTCGCATAACAGCTTGGAACAGTGATCAACTCCCCATCTATGAGCCAGGTCTTGATGATGTTGTGAAGCAGTGCAGAGGCAAGAATCTGTTCTTCAGCAATGATGTGGAGAAACATGTGTGCGAAGCTGATATAGTGTTTGTCTCTGTCAACACCCCGACCAAAACTCGGGGTCTTGGAGCTGGCAAAGCAGCTGATCTGACATACTGGGAGAGTGCTGCTCGCATGATCGCTGATGTGTCCAAATCGGACAAGATCGTGGTCGAGAAATCAACAGTCCCTGTCAAAACAGCTGAAGCCATTGAGAAAATCTTGACCCATAACAGCAAGGGGATCAATTACCAAATTCTTTCAAACCCAGAATTTCTTGCTGAGGGGACTGCAATAGATGATCTTTTCCAACCTGACCGTGTTCTCATTGGAGGCCGGGAAACCCCAGGAGGCCAGAAGGCAATCCAAGCATTGAAGAATGTTTATGCCCAATGGGTTCCAGAAGATCGCATTCTTACCACCAATTTATGGTCTGCAGAGCTTTCAAAGCTTGCTGCCAATGCTTTCTTGGCACAGAGAATCTCTTCTGTTAATGCCATGTCTGCTCTTTGTGAGGctactggtgcaaatgtttctgAGGTATCATATGCTGTTGGTAAGGATACAAGAATAGGCCCCAAGTTTCTGAACGCTAGTGTTGGTTTTGGTGGTTCTTGCTTTCAAAAGGATATTCTGAACCTGGTTTATATATGTGAGTGCAATGGCCTTCCAGAGGTTGCAGAATACTGGAAGCAAGTCATTAAGATCAATGACTATCAGAAGAGTCGTTTTGTGAATCGTGTTGTTGCCTCCATGTTCAACACGGTGTCGGGCAAGAAAGTTTCCATCTTGGGATTTGCTTTCAAGAAAGATACAGGTGATACAAGAGAAACACCGGCCATTGATGTTTGCAAGGGTTTGTTGGCTGATAAGGCCCAAATTAGCATCTATGACCCTCAAGTGACTGAAGAACAGATGCAGAGGGACCTTTCAATGAACAAATTTGACTGGGACCATCCTCGTCACCTTCAGCCAATGAGCCCAACTGCTGGGAAGCAAGTGAGTGTTGTGTGGGATGCTTATGCAGCAACAAAAGATGCCCATGCTGTTTGCATTCTGACTGAGTGGGATGAGTTCAAGACACTCGACTACCAAAAGATATACGATAACATGCAAAAACCTGCCTTTCTCTTTGATGGTAGAAATGTTGTTGATGTCGAGAAGTGTAGAGAGATTGGCTTCATCGTGTACTCCATTGGTAAGCCACTTGATGCCTGGCTGAAGGATATGCCCGCCGTTGCTTAA